One segment of Halococcus salsus DNA contains the following:
- the ftsZ gene encoding cell division protein FtsZ, whose protein sequence is MDSIIEDAIEESDEGQGSGETPAGEKRAGTMSDEELAGVVEDLRTQITVFGCGGAGSNTVTRMAKEGIHGAKLVAANTDAQHLVEQVQADTKILMGRDRTGGRGAGSVPKIGEEAARETIEDIKGAIDGSDMVFVTTGLGGGTGTGSAPVVAEAAQEAGALTIAIATIPFTAEGERRRANADAGLERLRAVSDTVIVVPNDRLLEYAPNLPLQDAFTICDRVLMRSVKGMTELITKPGLVNVDFADVRTVMENGGVAMIGLGESDSENKAQDSIRSALRSPLLDVEFTGASSALVNVVGGPDMSVEEAEGVVEEIYDRIDPDARIIWGASVDESFSGKMETMIVVTGVDSPQIYGRSDLAAETTGQVDTDIDYVE, encoded by the coding sequence CGGGCGTCGTCGAGGACCTCAGAACGCAGATCACGGTGTTCGGTTGTGGTGGGGCGGGGTCGAACACGGTGACGCGGATGGCCAAGGAGGGGATCCACGGTGCGAAGCTCGTCGCCGCCAACACCGACGCCCAGCACCTCGTCGAGCAGGTCCAGGCCGACACCAAGATCCTGATGGGTCGGGATCGGACCGGGGGTCGCGGCGCGGGCTCGGTCCCCAAGATCGGCGAGGAGGCCGCGCGCGAGACGATCGAGGACATCAAGGGCGCGATCGACGGCTCCGACATGGTGTTCGTCACCACCGGGCTCGGCGGCGGGACCGGGACCGGCTCCGCGCCGGTGGTCGCCGAGGCCGCCCAGGAGGCCGGCGCGCTCACCATCGCCATCGCCACCATCCCGTTCACCGCCGAGGGCGAGCGCCGGCGGGCGAACGCCGACGCGGGCCTCGAACGCCTCCGAGCCGTATCGGACACCGTGATCGTGGTGCCGAACGACCGGCTCCTCGAGTACGCGCCGAACCTCCCGCTCCAGGACGCCTTCACGATCTGTGACCGCGTTCTCATGCGCTCGGTGAAGGGCATGACCGAACTCATCACCAAACCCGGACTGGTCAACGTCGACTTCGCCGACGTTCGCACGGTGATGGAGAACGGCGGCGTCGCGATGATCGGCCTCGGGGAGTCGGACTCGGAGAACAAGGCTCAGGATTCGATTCGCTCGGCGCTTCGTTCACCCCTACTGGACGTGGAGTTCACCGGCGCGAGCTCCGCGCTGGTCAACGTCGTCGGCGGCCCCGACATGAGCGTCGAGGAGGCCGAGGGCGTCGTCGAGGAGATCTACGACCGGATCGACCCCGACGCCCGGATCATCTGGGGCGCGTCGGTCGACGAGAGCTTCTCGGGCAAGATGGAGACCATGATCGTCGTCACGGGCGTCGACTCGCCCCAGATCTACGGCCGTTCGGACCTCGCCGCCGAGACTACCGGTCAGGTCGACACCGACATCGACTACGTCGAATAA
- a CDS encoding NosD domain-containing protein produces the protein MSNRRVTFLAVLVVVAAASVGAGVVGAQSGTAVDSCTTIDSPGTYTLSADLSADSTCIRIAASDVTLDGNGHTIEGGSSGVGVEASGDSTLSGVTVKNVETTGFTRGILFENVEDGTIAGSTTTGATEGITLLSTDDTTIKGSTATGNALGVELRKASGNTITGTAANDNKYGLHIERGSRHNEFTDDTASRNALWDFYSDRYSPGVDSDTSVSNLDMGSVTVDLSGTNVGARAEPVPGDGPLGQQAVGTGVRTTDYGDGSELSLTIHYSDDDASDLDETSLALFSTDGGDSWSGVDASSVDAGANTVSATDVPHPATVAVFGAADGSGSSGDSSMATDTGSSNDSGSAATDATTPTPTATATETATPTATTTATRTATPTATAAPTATPTATSTVTETSTTTRTATATTATETPTESSAPTTTVSTADTADTTAVSASGSTTAAGTERAAATESNASAGAGESNASPTSSSDGPGFGLVAGLGALLVAAVLAVRRDR, from the coding sequence GTGTCGAACCGTCGCGTGACGTTCCTCGCGGTGCTCGTGGTGGTCGCGGCGGCGTCCGTCGGTGCGGGCGTCGTCGGCGCGCAGTCCGGTACCGCCGTCGATTCGTGTACCACGATAGACTCGCCCGGAACCTACACCCTGAGCGCCGACCTCTCGGCCGATTCGACGTGTATCCGGATCGCCGCGAGCGACGTCACCCTCGACGGGAACGGACACACGATCGAGGGTGGGAGCTCCGGGGTCGGCGTCGAGGCTTCGGGCGATTCGACCCTCTCCGGAGTCACCGTGAAGAACGTCGAGACCACCGGCTTCACCCGCGGTATCCTGTTCGAGAACGTCGAGGACGGGACGATCGCCGGGAGTACGACGACCGGCGCGACCGAGGGCATCACGCTCCTCTCGACGGACGACACGACTATCAAGGGAAGTACGGCCACCGGCAACGCGCTCGGGGTCGAACTCCGGAAGGCGAGCGGGAACACCATCACCGGGACCGCTGCGAACGACAACAAGTACGGTCTCCACATCGAGCGCGGCAGCCGCCACAACGAGTTCACCGACGACACCGCCTCGAGGAACGCGCTCTGGGACTTCTACTCCGACCGATACAGCCCCGGCGTCGATTCGGATACCAGCGTCTCGAACCTCGATATGGGCTCGGTCACCGTCGACCTCTCGGGAACGAACGTCGGTGCGCGCGCCGAGCCAGTCCCGGGTGACGGCCCCTTGGGCCAGCAAGCCGTCGGCACCGGGGTCCGGACCACCGACTACGGCGACGGCTCCGAGCTCTCGCTGACGATCCACTACAGCGACGACGACGCCAGCGATCTCGACGAGACCTCGCTCGCGCTCTTCAGCACCGACGGCGGCGACTCGTGGTCGGGGGTCGACGCCTCGTCGGTCGACGCCGGCGCGAACACTGTCTCGGCGACCGACGTCCCCCACCCCGCGACGGTCGCGGTGTTCGGTGCCGCGGACGGTTCGGGGTCGTCCGGCGACTCCAGCATGGCCACTGACACCGGTTCGTCGAACGATTCGGGCTCGGCGGCCACCGACGCGACAACCCCGACACCAACGGCCACTGCAACGGAAACGGCAACACCGACGGCTACCACGACCGCCACTCGAACCGCGACACCGACGGCAACCGCCGCACCGACAGCTACCCCCACTGCGACGTCGACAGTAACGGAAACGTCCACCACAACGCGAACCGCGACGGCGACGACGGCGACCGAAACGCCGACCGAGTCATCGGCTCCGACGACGACGGTCTCGACGGCCGACACCGCCGACACGACGGCGGTTTCGGCGTCGGGTTCGACCACCGCGGCTGGGACCGAACGGGCCGCGGCCACCGAATCGAACGCGAGCGCCGGTGCGGGTGAATCGAACGCCAGCCCGACCTCGTCGAGCGACGGCCCGGGTTTCGGCCTCGTGGCTGGTCTGGGTGCGCTGCTCGTGGCCGCCGTGCTGGCGGTGCGGCGCGACCGGTAA
- a CDS encoding protein translocase SEC61 complex subunit gamma, producing the protein MDIKYDLGSYTRVLKLASTPSWEEFSRIALIAGAGIVLIGFIGYVIFTIMNTLPGLF; encoded by the coding sequence ATGGACATCAAATACGACCTCGGGAGCTACACTCGGGTGCTGAAGCTCGCGAGCACGCCATCCTGGGAGGAGTTCTCCCGGATCGCCCTGATCGCCGGGGCGGGTATCGTCCTCATCGGCTTCATCGGGTACGTCATCTTCACCATCATGAACACGCTTCCGGGGCTGTTCTGA
- a CDS encoding transcription elongation factor Spt5: MGMYAVKTTASQERTVADMIMNREEPSVHAALAPESLTSYVMVEADDYAILERVMDEIPHARNLVPGESSIAEVEHFLSPKPDVEGIAESDIVELIAGPFKGEKAQVQRIDEGKDQVTVELYEATVPIPVTVRGDQIRVLDSEER; this comes from the coding sequence ATGGGGATGTACGCCGTCAAGACCACCGCGAGCCAGGAACGCACCGTCGCGGACATGATCATGAACCGCGAGGAGCCGAGCGTTCACGCCGCGCTCGCCCCCGAGTCGCTCACGAGCTACGTCATGGTCGAGGCCGACGACTACGCGATCCTCGAACGCGTGATGGACGAGATCCCCCACGCCCGCAACCTCGTCCCCGGCGAGTCCTCGATCGCCGAGGTCGAACACTTCCTCTCCCCGAAGCCCGACGTCGAGGGGATCGCCGAGAGCGACATCGTCGAACTCATCGCCGGGCCGTTCAAGGGCGAGAAGGCCCAGGTCCAGCGTATCGACGAGGGCAAGGACCAGGTCACCGTCGAGCTCTACGAGGCCACCGTCCCGATTCCGGTCACCGTGCGCGGCGACCAGATCCGCGTGCTCGACAGCGAGGAACGGTAG